From one bacterium Scap17 genomic stretch:
- the putA gene encoding bifunctional proline dehydrogenase/L-glutamate gamma-semialdehyde dehydrogenase PutA — translation MLAASTWQQSPEALFSRVSDHYLVDESAYVSELVGLLNAEEKDVKRIGDKTAELVREIRTMDTAVDSIDELLQQYSLDTQEGVLLMCLAEALLRIPDKETADALIEDKLGVADWKSHLGQSESWFVNASTWGLLMTGNVIKMDLPKGDGKPATFINRMVNRLGEPVIRRAMYQAMKVMGKQFVLGRDIKEALKRSQPLFDKGYTYSYDMLGEAACTRDDAKGYFDDYARAIRTVGETSRKLKESTPSPSVSIKLSALHPRYEFGRREQVLEELVASVRELAGIARELNVAITIDAEEVDRLEISLEVFRAVYESDTCRGWGKFGLVVQAYSTRALPTLQYLNRIADLQGDEIPLRLVKGAYWDSEIKESQELGVEGYPVFTRKASTDVSYLVCVRFLLSENTRGRIYPQFATHNAHTISTILDVANAGETRQFEFQRLHGMGEALYEAALKRAPKGTWCRIYAPVGAHKDLLPYLVRRLLENGANSSFVHQLVDPRVPVESLCTHPVVTLNQYKTYHNPRIALPPNIYGADRLNSRGINLNINSQYQPLIDEMATHMDTTYDVRPQLAFDVEVNAERRQAVTCPFDRRDTLGHVQWTSAEEASKAIDAAWAAFPRWEQTPVEERAAILERFGDLMETHTAELMTLCSREGGKLLTDGIAEIREAVDFCRYYANRARADFAEPTELQGPTGEHNQIMLGGKGVFACISPWNFPVAIFCGQMVAAAVTGNTVVAKPAEQTSLVAHRVVELLREAGMPRDVVQLLPGDGPTVGSVLSSDPRITGVCFTGSTQTAQIINRSLAARENAPLPSLIAETGGLNAMIVDSTALPEQVVNDVVQSAFQSAGQRCSALRVLYVQEDVAERVISLLKGAMDELKIGDPRDLGTDVGPVIDEEARAGLLKHIEEYRSQGRVIAEAAVDKTITEHGTFVAPVALRIDGIDSLESEQFGPVLHIATWKGGEVDKVIDTINGLGYGLTFGVHSRNESFANAVAQKIRVGNVYVNRNIIGAVVGVQPFGGQGFSGTGPKAGGPHYLHRFATEKTRTVNTTALGGNASLLAMGDE, via the coding sequence ATGCTGGCCGCCAGCACCTGGCAGCAGTCTCCGGAGGCGCTGTTCTCGCGCGTCAGCGACCACTATCTGGTCGATGAAAGTGCCTACGTCAGCGAGCTGGTCGGACTTCTGAATGCCGAAGAGAAGGATGTCAAGCGCATCGGCGACAAGACGGCAGAACTGGTGCGCGAGATTCGCACCATGGACACCGCTGTCGATTCCATCGACGAGCTGCTGCAGCAGTACAGCCTCGACACTCAGGAAGGTGTGCTGCTGATGTGCCTGGCCGAGGCGCTGCTGCGCATTCCGGACAAGGAAACCGCCGATGCGCTGATCGAGGACAAGCTCGGCGTGGCCGACTGGAAGTCCCACCTGGGCCAGAGCGAGTCCTGGTTCGTCAACGCCTCCACCTGGGGCCTTCTGATGACCGGCAACGTCATCAAGATGGATCTGCCCAAGGGCGACGGCAAGCCGGCCACCTTCATCAATCGCATGGTCAATCGTCTCGGCGAGCCGGTCATCCGCCGCGCCATGTACCAGGCGATGAAGGTGATGGGCAAGCAGTTCGTGCTGGGCCGCGATATCAAGGAAGCGCTCAAGCGCTCCCAGCCGCTGTTCGACAAGGGCTACACCTATTCCTACGACATGCTGGGTGAAGCGGCCTGCACCCGCGACGACGCCAAGGGCTACTTCGACGACTACGCGCGTGCCATCCGCACCGTCGGCGAAACCTCACGCAAGCTGAAGGAATCCACCCCGTCACCGTCCGTCTCCATCAAGCTGTCCGCCCTGCATCCGCGCTATGAATTCGGCCGTCGTGAGCAGGTGCTGGAAGAGCTGGTGGCAAGCGTGCGTGAACTGGCCGGCATCGCCCGCGAGCTGAACGTCGCCATCACCATCGATGCCGAGGAAGTCGATCGCCTCGAGATCTCGCTGGAAGTGTTCCGCGCCGTCTACGAGAGCGACACCTGCCGCGGCTGGGGCAAGTTCGGCCTCGTCGTGCAGGCCTATTCGACGCGTGCCCTGCCGACCCTGCAGTACCTGAACCGCATCGCCGACCTGCAAGGCGACGAGATCCCGCTGCGCCTGGTCAAGGGCGCTTATTGGGACAGCGAGATCAAGGAATCCCAGGAGCTGGGTGTCGAAGGCTATCCGGTGTTCACCCGCAAGGCCTCCACCGACGTCAGCTACCTGGTCTGCGTGCGCTTCCTGCTGTCCGAGAACACTCGCGGACGCATCTACCCGCAGTTCGCCACCCACAATGCCCACACCATCAGCACCATCCTGGATGTGGCCAACGCCGGCGAGACACGTCAGTTCGAATTCCAGCGCCTGCACGGCATGGGCGAAGCCCTGTATGAAGCCGCGCTGAAGCGTGCCCCCAAGGGGACCTGGTGCCGTATCTATGCGCCGGTCGGCGCGCACAAGGACCTGCTCCCGTACCTGGTACGTCGTCTGCTGGAGAACGGGGCCAACTCCTCGTTCGTTCACCAGCTGGTCGACCCGCGCGTGCCGGTCGAGAGCCTGTGTACCCACCCGGTGGTCACGCTCAATCAGTACAAGACCTACCACAACCCACGCATCGCGCTGCCGCCGAACATCTATGGCGCAGACCGCCTGAATTCACGGGGCATCAATCTGAACATCAATAGCCAGTACCAGCCGCTGATCGACGAGATGGCCACGCACATGGACACCACCTACGACGTGCGTCCGCAGCTGGCCTTCGATGTCGAGGTCAATGCCGAGCGTCGTCAGGCCGTCACCTGCCCGTTCGACCGTCGTGATACCCTGGGCCACGTGCAGTGGACCAGCGCCGAGGAAGCCTCCAAGGCCATCGACGCCGCCTGGGCTGCCTTCCCGCGCTGGGAGCAGACACCGGTCGAGGAACGCGCCGCAATTCTCGAGCGCTTCGGTGACCTGATGGAAACCCACACCGCCGAGCTGATGACCCTGTGCTCCCGCGAGGGTGGCAAGCTGCTGACCGACGGCATCGCCGAGATCCGCGAGGCAGTCGACTTCTGCCGCTACTACGCCAACCGTGCGCGTGCCGACTTCGCCGAGCCGACCGAGCTGCAGGGCCCGACCGGTGAGCACAACCAGATCATGCTCGGCGGCAAGGGTGTCTTCGCCTGCATCAGCCCGTGGAACTTCCCGGTCGCGATCTTCTGCGGCCAGATGGTCGCCGCTGCCGTCACCGGCAACACCGTGGTCGCCAAGCCTGCCGAGCAGACCTCGCTGGTCGCGCACCGCGTCGTGGAACTGCTGCGCGAAGCCGGCATGCCGCGCGATGTCGTCCAGCTGCTGCCGGGCGATGGCCCGACCGTGGGCAGCGTGCTGTCCAGCGACCCGCGTATCACTGGCGTGTGCTTCACCGGCTCCACCCAGACCGCACAGATCATCAACCGCTCGCTGGCCGCGCGTGAGAACGCTCCGCTGCCGAGCCTGATCGCCGAGACCGGTGGCCTCAACGCCATGATCGTCGACTCCACCGCCCTGCCGGAGCAGGTCGTCAACGACGTGGTGCAGTCCGCCTTCCAGAGTGCCGGTCAGCGCTGTTCCGCCCTGCGCGTGCTCTACGTGCAGGAAGACGTCGCCGAGCGCGTCATCAGCCTGCTCAAGGGCGCGATGGACGAGCTGAAGATCGGCGACCCGCGTGACCTGGGCACCGACGTCGGCCCGGTCATCGACGAGGAAGCGCGTGCCGGTCTGCTCAAGCACATCGAGGAATATCGCAGCCAGGGCCGCGTGATCGCCGAAGCCGCCGTCGACAAGACCATCACCGAGCACGGTACCTTCGTCGCGCCGGTCGCCCTGCGCATCGACGGCATCGATAGCCTGGAAAGCGAGCAGTTCGGTCCGGTACTGCACATCGCGACCTGGAAAGGCGGCGAAGTGGACAAGGTCATCGATACCATCAATGGCCTCGGCTACGGCCTGACCTTCGGTGTGCATTCGCGAAACGAAAGTTTTGCCAATGCCGTTGCACAGAAAATTCGTGTTGGTAATGTCTACGTCAACAGGAATATCATCGGTGCTGTAGTAGGTGTACAGCCGTTTGGTGGCCAGGGCTTCTCCGGTACTGGCCCGAAAGCCGGCGGCCCGCACTACCTGCACCGCTTCGCTACCGAGAAGACCCGTACCGTCAACACCACGGCTCTCGGCGGCAACGCGTCTCTTCTCGCCATGGGCGACGAATGA
- a CDS encoding helix-turn-helix transcriptional regulator encodes MAASEMRLIPLSNLREHHDHSYHQLVIGLDGLAEFEIEGQGGEIRPLTGCIVPADHVHYYAGIGENRQLILDLPDDAPYLTGHHRELRRLFERPRFFTLDTRLRGYLEFMLAEVNDYQQAPGDLLAATFLACLNTRIETPMSALNTTGRQLDLVALNRFIDANLGQRLSVADLARQSHLSEQHFSERFRVLTGLSPYQYLLRRRLEEARQLLGTSELSLSQIADRCGFANQSALSHAFRKHLGFPPSALRKA; translated from the coding sequence ATGGCCGCCAGCGAGATGCGTCTGATCCCGCTCTCCAACCTGCGCGAGCACCACGATCACAGCTACCACCAGCTGGTGATCGGCCTCGATGGCCTGGCCGAGTTCGAGATCGAGGGTCAGGGCGGCGAGATTCGCCCGCTGACCGGCTGCATCGTGCCGGCCGATCATGTCCATTACTACGCGGGCATCGGCGAGAATCGCCAGCTGATTCTCGACCTGCCCGATGATGCCCCCTACCTGACCGGCCACCATCGCGAACTCCGGCGGCTGTTCGAGCGGCCACGTTTCTTCACGCTGGATACCCGCCTGCGCGGTTATCTCGAATTCATGCTCGCGGAAGTCAACGACTACCAGCAGGCACCGGGCGACCTGCTCGCCGCTACCTTCCTCGCCTGCCTGAACACGCGCATCGAAACGCCGATGAGCGCCCTGAATACCACGGGACGCCAGCTGGACCTGGTGGCGCTCAATCGTTTCATCGATGCCAATCTCGGCCAGCGCCTCAGCGTGGCGGATCTTGCCCGCCAGTCGCATCTCTCCGAGCAGCATTTCAGCGAGCGTTTCCGCGTACTGACCGGCCTCTCGCCCTATCAGTACCTGCTGCGCCGTCGGCTGGAGGAGGCACGCCAGCTACTGGGCACCAGCGAGCTATCCCTGTCCCAGATCGCGGATCGCTGCGGCTTTGCCAACCAGAGCGCCCTTTCCCATGCTTTCCGCAAGCATCTCGGCTTCCCGCCCTCGGCACTGCGCAAAGCCTGA
- a CDS encoding helix-turn-helix domain-containing protein has protein sequence MANQRVEAVERALTLLEAFTPATPRLTLNELAQASGFYKSTILRLMGSLEHFGYVARDSHGIYSIGAALGRFAQLAPALPAREVQLRGWLAALNAASGETASLMLVEHGPLAEARPVEGMTRPRQAMCQYAHVSQWPLRHQLEEGELVDEALSALLQQCVDSGEIETANAAGLSVAALAVSVAQHHDEGLAPAEVIVLSGPAARLTPAQAHRLLAQWQQGD, from the coding sequence ATGGCCAATCAACGTGTGGAAGCGGTCGAGCGTGCCTTGACGCTGCTGGAAGCCTTTACCCCCGCGACACCTCGCCTGACGCTCAACGAGCTGGCCCAGGCCAGTGGTTTCTACAAGAGCACGATTCTGCGGCTGATGGGCTCGCTTGAGCACTTCGGCTATGTGGCGCGTGACAGCCACGGTATCTACTCCATCGGCGCGGCGCTGGGGCGTTTTGCCCAGTTGGCACCCGCGCTGCCGGCCCGCGAGGTTCAGCTGCGCGGCTGGCTGGCGGCGCTGAATGCCGCCAGTGGCGAGACGGCCAGCCTGATGCTGGTCGAGCATGGCCCGCTGGCCGAGGCGCGCCCGGTGGAGGGCATGACGCGACCGCGTCAGGCAATGTGTCAGTACGCGCATGTCAGCCAGTGGCCGCTGCGCCATCAGCTGGAGGAAGGCGAGCTGGTCGATGAGGCGCTGTCCGCCTTGCTGCAGCAGTGTGTCGATAGTGGCGAGATCGAGACCGCCAACGCCGCCGGCCTGTCGGTGGCGGCGTTGGCGGTCAGCGTCGCCCAGCATCACGACGAGGGGCTGGCACCGGCTGAGGTCATCGTGCTCAGTGGCCCGGCGGCGCGCCTGACGCCTGCCCAGGCCCACCGCCTGCTCGCCCAGTGGCAGCAGGGCGACTGA